The Acropora muricata isolate sample 2 chromosome 5, ASM3666990v1, whole genome shotgun sequence genome includes a window with the following:
- the LOC136917216 gene encoding inverted formin-2-like isoform X2, producing the protein MAHQSWTSLRKSLIFQQNADVDSNEGQFSNVEPELCVNLLRIPSLKNFSALHPKLVKSSTTWMADFLSHGGLDVLMNALEVLSARLTSANNHIAFMDAFVAIECVRCIRAVLNSEAGVQYFVTSPSLICQLFYALDTNNTMIKKQVFELLSALCLYSTQGHQLAIDALENYKLTKGQRYRFSLIINELKNAEVVPYKTTCLAFINTILIATEDFDERVRLRNEFAGLGLLDILSNLRHDDDEDLLVQLDVFEEQRLEDEEELSCPEGVNLTSHLDVFHALFRKVSNKPQGVNLLSILQNLLLIDDDSPVSDSVWEVIEKLVKRAVNVESITRAESLLEAGEKELIGLQKENSGKITPRSGQNDLPEENLQRMSVALQSTEDVRSAQVVYVSNGFHNPGLHKDEVSEEIIAPSRDTGLEEACPMTFSDEESFSSPAEILQSTIQSNKDRTARKPSEDLILDLESVAIELGVEKPLLQQQSNGVEDIVIEHTATVESAPVPPAPPPPPPLPGQDASFPFGVPPAPLPPSGPGVPPPPPPPPLPGIGGISSAPPFNGFGNVPPPPPPPGIGGAPLPPPLPGMGGVPPPPPLPGTAGVPPPPPLPGMGGVPPPPPLPGMGGVPPPPPLPGMGGVPPPPPFPGGVPPPPPLPGMAGVPPPPPLPGMGGVPPPPALPGGVPGGPPPPPPLGGFLVSRDYQQNMSRSLSCPVTPSVKPKSKMRSLAWQKLPPHVIQRSKTCVWARVLELEVVLPDFHLEEEWFCQKKAVAKKAESKKKEHSEVTLLDPKRSLNVNIFRKQFKKSNEEIGAMISKGDSKAFDVDVLKAFIKLLPDNTEREMLKGFTGDKTQLGSAEKFLLAVVSIPGYSLRLEAMLQKEEFQLTLETIEPSIEALQGAIKDILQSNILPEVLQLILIIGNFLNSGGYAGNAVAFKINSLLKIVDTRANKPRMNLMHFLVHVAEEKREAVLKFPDDMTHLDKAVKLSVDNITEEVKNLKSKLKELEKAMKNGPKDVSKQFSDFVTAATKKAKELDNGITEINDLKKRLAQYFCEDEGKLKLQELLSLFKTFCDQLVTAKKENEQFRIQEERRKAREKKRQEEAEKNGKSGGTVKRGKAPPLKEEQEGCIVDRLLGEIRKGFPLRKSSKNTPTSGPKLASPMARLGRLSGEKGDLSSIVFPEADGNSTLLTKKGGAGHEIYDQDVTVNMSTKAQHANNFETNNRSSMRVTGEQQEGMNSLAAIKECQSQEDLVNEIRETENDQTKVKSSTESNLDDIFTHAQTDKAADQTGEAADVSGIDEEPCVMETDEKPNLRAKTEDNNILAIQQKESLSEERQKCVKLPSGLTSGVDVGKNEPALTNKRNDEEGSFAASTPVLDRKHKSRTSLELSGIPLEIDSSRESATNLTTPEHQSSRSDGHTRESKGDVILENNKSGDIEKGGKIEKEKQSRNNQTTGESIAADEESGLGIADEDSKNENKNKRKRNSENGGNTGEIELRVVVNHDDAIQETESENLSELRRTSTQHKGGEERDEKPKKRRASVPGAIFTPLSPLMEGEESANKLLSPPGDVNQSGTKVKRHRSLVARGISKMFSSRRKYKVDKEDKNVAISSTDSENNTTPYDSDFKENWNERKKRKEKGFQRKEKQGSKRKSNEEHSDFEENNVINCDSEIKEEQYGKKKKKDKSYKLKDGKASQNAEEKTLSRKFGSLFSRSKK; encoded by the exons ATGGCCCACCAAAGTTGGACGAGCCTTCGAAAGTCTCTAATATTTCAACAAAATGCCGATGTGGACTCAAATGAAGGTCAATTTAGCAACGTCGAACCAGAATTATGCGTAAACCTTCTTCGTATTCCATCTTTAAAAAACTTTTCCGCGCTCCACCCCAAGCTCGTTAAGAGTTCAACGACGTGGATGGCAGATTTTCTTTCGCATGGCGGTTTGGATGTCCTCATGAACGCTTTAGAGGTCCTTTCGGCACGTCTGACAAGCGCAAACAACCATATTGCATTTATGGATGCATTTGTTGCAATCGAGTGCGTCCGATGCATTAGAGCCGTTCTTAACTCTGAAGCTGGAGTCCAATATTTTGTCACATCACCGTCCCTCATCTGTCAGTTGTTTTACG CTCTCGACACAAACAACACCATGATCAAAAAACAAGTTTTTGAACTCCTCTCGGCTCTATGTCTATATTCCACTCAAGGACACCAACTGGCCATCGATGCACTCGAGAATTATAAG CTGACCAAAGGACAGAGATACAGATTTAGTTTGATTATCAATGAACTGAAAAATGCCGAGGTGGTCCCCTACAAGACTACTTGTTTGGCCTTTATAAACACTATACTCATTGCTACTGAAGACTTCGACGAGCGCGTCAGGCTACGAAACGAGTTTGCAG GACTGGGACTGTTGGATATTTTGAGCAATCTAAG ACATGATGACGATGAAGATTTGCTGGTTCAACTGGATGTGTTTGAGGAACAAAGATTAGAAGATGAGGAAGAACTGAGCTGCCCGGAGGGCGTCAACCTTACCTCTCATCTTGACGTCTTTCATGCTCTGTTTAGAAAG GTGAGCAACAAACCTCAAGGTGTGAATCTCTTAagtattttacaaaacttgctTCTGATTGATGACGATTCCCCAGTGTCCGACTCCGTGTGGGAAGTGAtcgaaaaacttgtcaaaagaGCAGTAAACGTCGAGAGCATCACAAGGGCAGAGTCGCTGTTGGAAGCTGGCGAGAAAGAGCTGATCGGcttacaaaaggaaaattcggGTAAGATTACACCAAGGAGTGGGCAAAATGACTTACCCGAAGAAAACCTGCAAAGAATGTCAGTAGCTCTGCAATCTACGGAGGATGTGAGGTCAGCTCAAGTGGTGTACGTCTCGAATGGTTTTCATAACCCCGGCCTCCATAAAGAtgaagtttcagaagaaattaTAGCTCCGTCAAGAGACACAGGTCTGGAGGAAGCTTGCCCTATGACTTTTTCAGACGAAGAGTCGTTTTCTTCACCTGCTGAAATACTGCAAAGTACCATACAAAGTAATAAAGACAGGACCGCTAGAAAGCCTTCGGAAGACCTCATTCTCGATCTTGAGAGTGTAGCTATTGAACTTGGTGTTGAAAAGCCACTCTTGCAGCAGCAGTCAAACGGTGTCGAAGATATAGTGATCGAGCACACAGCCACAGTTGAATCCGCACCAGTCCCTCCCGCGCCGCCACCTCCGCCTCCACTACCTGGACAAGATGCCAGTTTCCCGTTTGGCGTGCCACCTGCTCCTCTTCCCCCTTCTGGTCCTGGTGTCCCTCCTCCACCACCACCTCCGCCACTACCAGGGATAGGCGGCATTTCTTCAGCTCCTCCTTTTAATGGGTTTGGCAATGTACCACCTCCACCCCCACCACCAGGAATAGGTGGAGCGCCTCTGCCGCCCCCCTTACCTGGCATGGGAGGGGTACCACCTCCCCCTCCTCTTCCTGGGACGGCAGGAGTACCCCCACCACCGCCCTTACCTGGTATGGGAGGCGTACCACCTCCACCTCCTCTTCCAGGAATGGGTGGggttcctcctcctcctcccctACCAGGAATGGGTGGTGTTCCTCCACCACCACCTTTTCCGGGTGGGGTACCACCTCCACCTCCTCTACCAGGAATGGCAGGAGTGCCTCCACCACCACCCTTACCTGGTATGGGAGGAGTTCCTCCTCCACCAGCACTTCCAGGAGGTGTTCCCGGTGGGCCTCCCCCTCCACCCCCTCTTGGTGGATTCTTAGTCAGCAGAGACTACCAACAGAATATGAGTCGGAGTTTAAGCTGCCCTGTTACTCCTTCTGTGAAACCCAAAAGTAAAATGCGATCCTTAGCATGGCAGAAGCTCCCTCCTCACGTGATTCAAAGAAGCAAGACGTGTGTATGGGCTCGAGTTCTGGAACTTGAGGTCGTTCTGCCGGATTTTCACCTGGAAGAAGAGTGGTTTTGTCAGAAGAAAGCTGTGGCAAAAAAAGcggaatccaaaaagaaagaacattCAGAG GTTACACTTCTTGACCCCAAAAGAAGCCTCAACGTCAACATTTTTAGGAAGCAGTTTAAAAA aTCCAATGAAGAAATCGGAGCAATGATCAGTAAAGGAGATAGTAAAGCATTTGATGTGGATGTTTTGAAAGCGTTTATCAAACTTTTGCCTGACAACACTGAG AGGGAAATGCTGAAAGGTTTTACAGGAGACAAAACTCAGCTTGGATCGGCGGAGAAGTTTCTTTTGGCAGTGGTTTCCATTCCAGG ATATAGCCTTCGTCTTGAAGCGATGCTACAGAAGGAAGAGTTTCAGCTTACCCTTGAAACAATTGAGCCAAGTATTGAGGCTCTTCAGGGAGCCATAAAAG ATATTCTTCAAAGTAATATCCTGCCTGAGGTTCTTCAGTTAATTCTGATCATCGGCAACTTCTTAAACTCG GGTGGTTACGCCGGAAATGCTGTCGCCTTCAAAATCAACTCACTCCTCAAGATTGTGGATACGCGAGCTAACAAGCCCCGTATGAACTTGATGCACTTTTTAGTACAC GTCGCAGAAGAGAAGCGCGAGGCAGTACTGAAGTTCCCAGACGACATGACACACCTGGACAAAGCAGTCAA ATTATCTGTTGATAACATAACAGAGGAAGTGAAGAATCTGAAGTCAAAGCTGAAAGAACTGGAGAAAGCGATGAAGAATGGGCCGAAGGATGTTTCCAAGCAATTTAGTGATTTTGTCACG GCCGCAACAAAGAAGGCCAAAGAACTGGACAACGGCATCACGGAGATAAACGATCTTAAAAAACGACTAGCCCAGTATTTCTGCGAAGACGAAGGCAAATTGAAGTTGCAGGaattgttgtctttgtttaaaacCTTCTGTGATCAACTCGTCACAGCcaaaaag GAAAATGAACAATTTCGAATTCAAGAAGAAAGACGCAAAGCGCGCGAGAAGAAGCGACAAGAAGAAGCAGAGAAAAACGGAAAATCAGGTGGAACAGTGAAGAGAGGAAAAGCACCACCGTTGAAAGAGGAACAGGAAGGGTGCATTGTGGATCGACTGCTGGGAGAAATAAGAAAAGGATTTCCTCTGAGGAAAAGCTCAAAAAATACTCCCACAAGCGGACCAAAGTTAGCATCGCCAATGGCGAGACTTGGTAGACTGAGCGGCGAGAAAGGAG ACTTGTCATCTATCGTCTTCCCAGAAGCAGATGGAAATTCAACACTATTAACCAAAAAGGGCGGGGCTGGTCACGAGATATATGATCAAGACGTGACGGTCAACATGTCTACTAAAGCTCAACATGCAAACAATTTTGAAACGAACAACCGAAGTTCGATGCGAGTCACGGGTGAACAGCAAGAAGGGATGAACTCCCTTGCTGCGATAAAAGAATGTCAATCTCAAGAGGATTTAGTTAATGAAATACGTGAAACGGAAAACGATCAGACGAAAGTTAAATCTTCAACAGAATCCAATTTAGATGATATTTTTACACATGCGCAGACTGATAAAGCTGCTGACCAAACTGGAGAAGCTGCGGATGTAAGCGGAATCGATGAAGAACCCTGTGTGATGGAAACAGATGAAAAACCTAATCTTCGAGCAAAAACTGAGGACAACAATATATTAGCTATTCAACAAAAAGAATCACTTTCTGAAGAAAGGCAGAAATGCGTAAAACTACCGAGCGGATTAACTAGTGGCGTTGATGTTGGTAAAAATGAACCAGCATTGACGAACAAGAGGAACGACGAGGAAGGAAGTTTTGCGGCTTCAACTCCAGTACTTGATCGCAAACACAAATCCCGAACATCTTTGGAATTGTCGGGTATTCCGTTAGAAATTGATTCCTCCCGCGAAAGTGCGACAAATTTGACGACTCCTGAGCATCAATCCTCGAGGAGTGATGGGCATACGCGGGAAAGCAAAGGAGACGTAATcttagaaaacaataaaagcggTGACATTgaaaaaggcgggaaaattGAAAAGGAGAAACAATCACGCAATAATCAAACGACAGGTGAAAGCATAGCAGCTGATGAAGAAAGCGGACTGGGAATAGCAGACGAGGacagcaaaaatgaaaataaaaataaacgaaAACGAAACTCTGAAAACGGAGGGAATACTGGAGAAATTGAATTGCGGGTTGTAGTCAACCATGACGACGCTATTCAAGAAACAGAAAGTGAGAATTTGAGTGAACTGAGAAGAACCTCTACACAACATAAAGGGGGAGAGGAAAGagatgaaaaaccaaaaaaacgcCGGGCAAGTGTACCGGGCGCAATTTTCACACCTTTGAGTCCGTTAATGGAAGGCGAAGAATCAGCAAACAAATTACTTTCTCCCCCAGGTGATGTAAATCAGTCTGGGACCAAAGTGAAGCGACACAGATCCCTCGTAGCGCGAGGAATTTCAAAAATGTTTAGCAGCAGACGAAAATATAAAGTtgataaagaagacaaaaacgtAGCAATTTCCTCTACAGATTCAGAGAACAACACAACTCCATACGACAGTGACTTCAAGGAAAACTGGAACGAAAGGAAGAAACGGAAAGAAAAAGgctttcaaagaaaagaaaagcaagggAGTAAACGAAAATCTAATGAAGAGCATAGTGATTTTGAGGAGAATAACGTAATAAATTGTGACAGTGAGATCAAAGAGGAACAatatggcaaaaagaaaaagaaagacaaaagcTATAAACTGAAAGATGGAAAAGCTTCTCAAAATGCCGAAGAGAAAACCTTATCTCGAAAATTTGGAAGTCTGTTTTCACGAAGTAAAAAGTGA
- the LOC136917216 gene encoding inverted formin-2-like isoform X3 yields the protein MALVWRKLSLKAGFGSSDAKDGSEIEIPQNLSNVEPELFIKFLRIPSLKTYASLRSKLDISTKEWLTEFLELGGLTSLFEVLQKLSERGLGKFTDAFLQLECVRCIKSVMNNVTGLQFMANDSSLTRHLATALDTNNTMIKKQVFELLSALCLYSTQGHQLAIDALENYKLTKGQRYRFSLIINELKNAEVVPYKTTCLAFINTILIATEDFDERVRLRNEFAGLGLLDILSNLRHDDDEDLLVQLDVFEEQRLEDEEELSCPEGVNLTSHLDVFHALFRKVSNKPQGVNLLSILQNLLLIDDDSPVSDSVWEVIEKLVKRAVNVESITRAESLLEAGEKELIGLQKENSGKITPRSGQNDLPEENLQRMSVALQSTEDVRSAQVVYVSNGFHNPGLHKDEVSEEIIAPSRDTGLEEACPMTFSDEESFSSPAEILQSTIQSNKDRTARKPSEDLILDLESVAIELGVEKPLLQQQSNGVEDIVIEHTATVESAPVPPAPPPPPPLPGQDASFPFGVPPAPLPPSGPGVPPPPPPPPLPGIGGISSAPPFNGFGNVPPPPPPPGIGGAPLPPPLPGMGGVPPPPPLPGTAGVPPPPPLPGMGGVPPPPPLPGMGGVPPPPPLPGMGGVPPPPPFPGGVPPPPPLPGMAGVPPPPPLPGMGGVPPPPALPGGVPGGPPPPPPLGGFLVSRDYQQNMSRSLSCPVTPSVKPKSKMRSLAWQKLPPHVIQRSKTCVWARVLELEVVLPDFHLEEEWFCQKKAVAKKAESKKKEHSEVTLLDPKRSLNVNIFRKQFKKSNEEIGAMISKGDSKAFDVDVLKAFIKLLPDNTEREMLKGFTGDKTQLGSAEKFLLAVVSIPGYSLRLEAMLQKEEFQLTLETIEPSIEALQGAIKDILQSNILPEVLQLILIIGNFLNSGGYAGNAVAFKINSLLKIVDTRANKPRMNLMHFLVHVAEEKREAVLKFPDDMTHLDKAVKLSVDNITEEVKNLKSKLKELEKAMKNGPKDVSKQFSDFVTAATKKAKELDNGITEINDLKKRLAQYFCEDEGKLKLQELLSLFKTFCDQLVTAKKENEQFRIQEERRKAREKKRQEEAEKNGKSGGTVKRGKAPPLKEEQEGCIVDRLLGEIRKGFPLRKSSKNTPTSGPKLASPMARLGRLSGEKGDLSSIVFPEADGNSTLLTKKGGAGHEIYDQDVTVNMSTKAQHANNFETNNRSSMRVTGEQQEGMNSLAAIKECQSQEDLVNEIRETENDQTKVKSSTESNLDDIFTHAQTDKAADQTGEAADVSGIDEEPCVMETDEKPNLRAKTEDNNILAIQQKESLSEERQKCVKLPSGLTSGVDVGKNEPALTNKRNDEEGSFAASTPVLDRKHKSRTSLELSGIPLEIDSSRESATNLTTPEHQSSRSDGHTRESKGDVILENNKSGDIEKGGKIEKEKQSRNNQTTGESIAADEESGLGIADEDSKNENKNKRKRNSENGGNTGEIELRVVVNHDDAIQETESENLSELRRTSTQHKGGEERDEKPKKRRASVPGAIFTPLSPLMEGEESANKLLSPPGDVNQSGTKVKRHRSLVARGISKMFSSRRKYKVDKEDKNVAISSTDSENNTTPYDSDFKENWNERKKRKEKGFQRKEKQGSKRKSNEEHSDFEENNVINCDSEIKEEQYGKKKKKDKSYKLKDGKASQNAEEKTLSRKFGSLFSRSKK from the exons ATGGCGCTTGTTTGGAGAAAGCTGTCTTTGAAAGCTGGCTTTGGATCGTCGGACGCTAAAGATGGGAGCGAAATTGAGATTCCTCAAAATTTGAGCAACGTCGAGCCCGaacttttcataaaattccTAAGGATTCCATCGCTAAAAACGTACGCAAGCCTTCGATCAAAACTGGACATTTCTACCAAAGAGTGGTTGACAGAATTTTTGGAGCTTGGTGGACTGACATCTCTTTTTGAAGTTCTTCAGAAACTTAGCGAGCGTGGATTAGGAAAATTTACCGATGCGTTTTTACAGCTCGAATGTGTACGATGCATAAAATCTGTGATGAACAATGTCACCGGTTTACAATTCATGGCGAACGACTCTTCGTTAACAAGACATCTTGCAACTG CTCTCGACACAAACAACACCATGATCAAAAAACAAGTTTTTGAACTCCTCTCGGCTCTATGTCTATATTCCACTCAAGGACACCAACTGGCCATCGATGCACTCGAGAATTATAAG CTGACCAAAGGACAGAGATACAGATTTAGTTTGATTATCAATGAACTGAAAAATGCCGAGGTGGTCCCCTACAAGACTACTTGTTTGGCCTTTATAAACACTATACTCATTGCTACTGAAGACTTCGACGAGCGCGTCAGGCTACGAAACGAGTTTGCAG GACTGGGACTGTTGGATATTTTGAGCAATCTAAG ACATGATGACGATGAAGATTTGCTGGTTCAACTGGATGTGTTTGAGGAACAAAGATTAGAAGATGAGGAAGAACTGAGCTGCCCGGAGGGCGTCAACCTTACCTCTCATCTTGACGTCTTTCATGCTCTGTTTAGAAAG GTGAGCAACAAACCTCAAGGTGTGAATCTCTTAagtattttacaaaacttgctTCTGATTGATGACGATTCCCCAGTGTCCGACTCCGTGTGGGAAGTGAtcgaaaaacttgtcaaaagaGCAGTAAACGTCGAGAGCATCACAAGGGCAGAGTCGCTGTTGGAAGCTGGCGAGAAAGAGCTGATCGGcttacaaaaggaaaattcggGTAAGATTACACCAAGGAGTGGGCAAAATGACTTACCCGAAGAAAACCTGCAAAGAATGTCAGTAGCTCTGCAATCTACGGAGGATGTGAGGTCAGCTCAAGTGGTGTACGTCTCGAATGGTTTTCATAACCCCGGCCTCCATAAAGAtgaagtttcagaagaaattaTAGCTCCGTCAAGAGACACAGGTCTGGAGGAAGCTTGCCCTATGACTTTTTCAGACGAAGAGTCGTTTTCTTCACCTGCTGAAATACTGCAAAGTACCATACAAAGTAATAAAGACAGGACCGCTAGAAAGCCTTCGGAAGACCTCATTCTCGATCTTGAGAGTGTAGCTATTGAACTTGGTGTTGAAAAGCCACTCTTGCAGCAGCAGTCAAACGGTGTCGAAGATATAGTGATCGAGCACACAGCCACAGTTGAATCCGCACCAGTCCCTCCCGCGCCGCCACCTCCGCCTCCACTACCTGGACAAGATGCCAGTTTCCCGTTTGGCGTGCCACCTGCTCCTCTTCCCCCTTCTGGTCCTGGTGTCCCTCCTCCACCACCACCTCCGCCACTACCAGGGATAGGCGGCATTTCTTCAGCTCCTCCTTTTAATGGGTTTGGCAATGTACCACCTCCACCCCCACCACCAGGAATAGGTGGAGCGCCTCTGCCGCCCCCCTTACCTGGCATGGGAGGGGTACCACCTCCCCCTCCTCTTCCTGGGACGGCAGGAGTACCCCCACCACCGCCCTTACCTGGTATGGGAGGCGTACCACCTCCACCTCCTCTTCCAGGAATGGGTGGggttcctcctcctcctcccctACCAGGAATGGGTGGTGTTCCTCCACCACCACCTTTTCCGGGTGGGGTACCACCTCCACCTCCTCTACCAGGAATGGCAGGAGTGCCTCCACCACCACCCTTACCTGGTATGGGAGGAGTTCCTCCTCCACCAGCACTTCCAGGAGGTGTTCCCGGTGGGCCTCCCCCTCCACCCCCTCTTGGTGGATTCTTAGTCAGCAGAGACTACCAACAGAATATGAGTCGGAGTTTAAGCTGCCCTGTTACTCCTTCTGTGAAACCCAAAAGTAAAATGCGATCCTTAGCATGGCAGAAGCTCCCTCCTCACGTGATTCAAAGAAGCAAGACGTGTGTATGGGCTCGAGTTCTGGAACTTGAGGTCGTTCTGCCGGATTTTCACCTGGAAGAAGAGTGGTTTTGTCAGAAGAAAGCTGTGGCAAAAAAAGcggaatccaaaaagaaagaacattCAGAG GTTACACTTCTTGACCCCAAAAGAAGCCTCAACGTCAACATTTTTAGGAAGCAGTTTAAAAA aTCCAATGAAGAAATCGGAGCAATGATCAGTAAAGGAGATAGTAAAGCATTTGATGTGGATGTTTTGAAAGCGTTTATCAAACTTTTGCCTGACAACACTGAG AGGGAAATGCTGAAAGGTTTTACAGGAGACAAAACTCAGCTTGGATCGGCGGAGAAGTTTCTTTTGGCAGTGGTTTCCATTCCAGG ATATAGCCTTCGTCTTGAAGCGATGCTACAGAAGGAAGAGTTTCAGCTTACCCTTGAAACAATTGAGCCAAGTATTGAGGCTCTTCAGGGAGCCATAAAAG ATATTCTTCAAAGTAATATCCTGCCTGAGGTTCTTCAGTTAATTCTGATCATCGGCAACTTCTTAAACTCG GGTGGTTACGCCGGAAATGCTGTCGCCTTCAAAATCAACTCACTCCTCAAGATTGTGGATACGCGAGCTAACAAGCCCCGTATGAACTTGATGCACTTTTTAGTACAC GTCGCAGAAGAGAAGCGCGAGGCAGTACTGAAGTTCCCAGACGACATGACACACCTGGACAAAGCAGTCAA ATTATCTGTTGATAACATAACAGAGGAAGTGAAGAATCTGAAGTCAAAGCTGAAAGAACTGGAGAAAGCGATGAAGAATGGGCCGAAGGATGTTTCCAAGCAATTTAGTGATTTTGTCACG GCCGCAACAAAGAAGGCCAAAGAACTGGACAACGGCATCACGGAGATAAACGATCTTAAAAAACGACTAGCCCAGTATTTCTGCGAAGACGAAGGCAAATTGAAGTTGCAGGaattgttgtctttgtttaaaacCTTCTGTGATCAACTCGTCACAGCcaaaaag GAAAATGAACAATTTCGAATTCAAGAAGAAAGACGCAAAGCGCGCGAGAAGAAGCGACAAGAAGAAGCAGAGAAAAACGGAAAATCAGGTGGAACAGTGAAGAGAGGAAAAGCACCACCGTTGAAAGAGGAACAGGAAGGGTGCATTGTGGATCGACTGCTGGGAGAAATAAGAAAAGGATTTCCTCTGAGGAAAAGCTCAAAAAATACTCCCACAAGCGGACCAAAGTTAGCATCGCCAATGGCGAGACTTGGTAGACTGAGCGGCGAGAAAGGAG ACTTGTCATCTATCGTCTTCCCAGAAGCAGATGGAAATTCAACACTATTAACCAAAAAGGGCGGGGCTGGTCACGAGATATATGATCAAGACGTGACGGTCAACATGTCTACTAAAGCTCAACATGCAAACAATTTTGAAACGAACAACCGAAGTTCGATGCGAGTCACGGGTGAACAGCAAGAAGGGATGAACTCCCTTGCTGCGATAAAAGAATGTCAATCTCAAGAGGATTTAGTTAATGAAATACGTGAAACGGAAAACGATCAGACGAAAGTTAAATCTTCAACAGAATCCAATTTAGATGATATTTTTACACATGCGCAGACTGATAAAGCTGCTGACCAAACTGGAGAAGCTGCGGATGTAAGCGGAATCGATGAAGAACCCTGTGTGATGGAAACAGATGAAAAACCTAATCTTCGAGCAAAAACTGAGGACAACAATATATTAGCTATTCAACAAAAAGAATCACTTTCTGAAGAAAGGCAGAAATGCGTAAAACTACCGAGCGGATTAACTAGTGGCGTTGATGTTGGTAAAAATGAACCAGCATTGACGAACAAGAGGAACGACGAGGAAGGAAGTTTTGCGGCTTCAACTCCAGTACTTGATCGCAAACACAAATCCCGAACATCTTTGGAATTGTCGGGTATTCCGTTAGAAATTGATTCCTCCCGCGAAAGTGCGACAAATTTGACGACTCCTGAGCATCAATCCTCGAGGAGTGATGGGCATACGCGGGAAAGCAAAGGAGACGTAATcttagaaaacaataaaagcggTGACATTgaaaaaggcgggaaaattGAAAAGGAGAAACAATCACGCAATAATCAAACGACAGGTGAAAGCATAGCAGCTGATGAAGAAAGCGGACTGGGAATAGCAGACGAGGacagcaaaaatgaaaataaaaataaacgaaAACGAAACTCTGAAAACGGAGGGAATACTGGAGAAATTGAATTGCGGGTTGTAGTCAACCATGACGACGCTATTCAAGAAACAGAAAGTGAGAATTTGAGTGAACTGAGAAGAACCTCTACACAACATAAAGGGGGAGAGGAAAGagatgaaaaaccaaaaaaacgcCGGGCAAGTGTACCGGGCGCAATTTTCACACCTTTGAGTCCGTTAATGGAAGGCGAAGAATCAGCAAACAAATTACTTTCTCCCCCAGGTGATGTAAATCAGTCTGGGACCAAAGTGAAGCGACACAGATCCCTCGTAGCGCGAGGAATTTCAAAAATGTTTAGCAGCAGACGAAAATATAAAGTtgataaagaagacaaaaacgtAGCAATTTCCTCTACAGATTCAGAGAACAACACAACTCCATACGACAGTGACTTCAAGGAAAACTGGAACGAAAGGAAGAAACGGAAAGAAAAAGgctttcaaagaaaagaaaagcaagggAGTAAACGAAAATCTAATGAAGAGCATAGTGATTTTGAGGAGAATAACGTAATAAATTGTGACAGTGAGATCAAAGAGGAACAatatggcaaaaagaaaaagaaagacaaaagcTATAAACTGAAAGATGGAAAAGCTTCTCAAAATGCCGAAGAGAAAACCTTATCTCGAAAATTTGGAAGTCTGTTTTCACGAAGTAAAAAGTGA